The proteins below are encoded in one region of Hordeum vulgare subsp. vulgare chromosome 3H, MorexV3_pseudomolecules_assembly, whole genome shotgun sequence:
- the LOC123441880 gene encoding vegetative cell wall protein gp1-like: MPSHILRSVRAGACYTDPSNGAPQRNPSLKTDDACFTHRDCVQLTPFPLRVVHLRICSCIAAERATSARTPCRYTRRGKHTGGLLIKRGPRREFELQSHKLQLRSSLRTMAMATAFAACCLLVASGTSARTLVAGGENFGGRKDYYPPGNTDPNHSPSPTPCNHDSRGTPPCSPAPPQGGGGGYYPPTPSVGTSPNTPGGDYNPPSPSTDAPPTTPGGEDSPPAPSSDTSPTTPGGGYYPPTPSSGTAPTTPVTGDCPPSPSAGTSPTTPGGGYYPPSPSTGATPTTPGGGDTPPAPSSDTSPNTPGGGYYPPTPSSGTAPTTPGTGNCPPSPSAGTSPTTPGGGYYPPTPSSGTAPTTPGTGDCPPSPSAGTSPTTPGGGYYPPSPASGTGPTTPGGGNCPPSPSAGTSPTTPGGSNYPPSPSTGTDPNTPSGGGYPSSPTTPGGGDYPPPPPTPGGADCPPAPSTGTSPSTPGGGGYYPPSPSTGTDPNTPGGGCPSTGTSPTPCIGTTPPSGTPTPNVPLPPSTPTPLDPNTPPYSPLVPTPPTNTPTPFDPNTPPFSTGPYGYWMSHPGVIWGLFGYWCPLVRLFGPSAAVPFGHDLTVPEALANTRADGVGALYREGTASLLNSMVNSEFPLTTTQVKDAFGAALSSGDDRAAAAQAQLFKMANEGNAKH, translated from the exons ATGCCGAGTCATATTTTGCGGTCTGTGCGCGCGGGAGCTTGCTATACCGATCCCAGCAATGGAGCCCCACAGCGCAACCCTAGCTTGAAGACGGACGATGCTTGCTTCACGCATCGTGACTGCGTCCAACTAACCCCGTTCCCTTTACGCGTAGTGCATTTACGCATTTGCTCGTGCATTGCTGCAGAGCGCGCCACAAGTGCACGCACACCGTGCAGGTATACACGCAGAGGTAAACACACGGGAGGTTTGCTTATAAAAAGGGGGCCACGCCGCGAGTTTGAACTTCAAAGCCACAAGCTTCAGCTTAGAAGCTCTTTGCGAACGATGGCGATGGCTACAGCGTTCGCGGCTTGCTGTCTGCTCGTGGCGTCCGGCACTTCGGCGCGTACTCTCGTCGCCGGCGGCGAGAACTTCGGTGGCCGCAAGGACTACTACCCTCCGGGCAACACCGACCCAAACCACTCACCGAGCCCCACGCCCTGCAATC ATGATTCCCGCGGGACGCCACcctgctcgccggcgccgccgcaaggaggtggaggagggtaCTACCCACCCACACCATCCGTCGGCACCTCCCCGAACACCCCTGGTGGAGACTACAACCCGCCCTCGCCGTCGACAGATGCCCCCCCTACTACGCCTGGTGGCGAGGACTCCCCGCCCGCGCCGTCCAGTGACACCTCTCCGACCACCCCTGGTGGAGGCTACTACCCGCCCACTCCGTCCAGTGGCACTGCTCCAACGACGCCTGTGACCGGAGACTGCCCACCCTCACCGTCCGCCGGCACGTCTCCTACCACCCCTGGCGGTGGCTATTACCCGCCCTCGCCGTCGACAGGCGCCACCCCTACAACGCCTGGTGGCGGGGACACTCCGCCCGCGCCGTCCAGTGACACCTCTCCGAACACCCCTGGCGGAGGCTACTACCCGCCCACTCCGTCCAGCGGCACTGCCCCAACCACGCCTGGAACTGGAAACTGCCCGCCCTCACCGTCCGCCGGCACCTCTCCGACCACCCCTGGCGGAGGCTACTACCCGCCCACTCCGTCCAGCGGCACTGCCCCAACCACGCCTGGAACTGGAGACTGCCCGCCCTCACCGTCCGCCGGCACCTCTCCTACCACACCTGGCGGTGGCTACTACCCGCCCTCGCCAGCCAGCGGCACTGGGCCTACCACGCCTGGTGGCGGGAACTGCCCACCGTCGCCGTCCGCCGGCACCTCACCCACCACACCTGGTGGCAGCAACTACCCACCCTCACCGTCAACCGGCACTGACCCGAACACGCCTAGTGGCGGCGGCTACCCATCCTCCCCAACAACGCCGGGTGGCGGTGACTACCCGCCACCCCCGCCCACTCCTGGTGGAGCTGACTGTCCGCCAGCCCCGTCCACCGGgacctccccgagcacccctgGTGGTGGCGGCTACTACCCACCCTCGCCATCCACCGGCACTGACCCTAACACGCCTGGTGGCGGCTGCCCGTCCACCGGCACCTCGCCGACGCCATGCATTGGCACCACTCCTCCCTCGGGCACGCCGACTCCAAACGTACCGTTGCCTCCAAGCACTCCCACGCCGCTCGACCCGAACACTCCACCCTACTCCCCGCTCGTACCCACGCCGCCGACGAACACCCCCACGCCATTTGACCCAAACACCCCACCGTTCTCCACTGGCCCTTACGG TTACTGGATGTCGCACCCGGGCGTGATATGGGGCCTGTTCGGATACTGGTGCCCGCTGGTGCGGCTGTTCGGTCCGAGCGCGGCGGTGCCGTTCGGGCACGACCTGACCGTGCCAGAGGCGCTGGCCAACACGCGCGCCGACGGCGTGGGCGCGCTCTACCGCGAGGGCACGGCGTCGCTGCTCAACTCCATGGTCAACAGTGAGTTCCCCCTCACCACGACGCAGGTGAAGGACGCATTCGGCGCCGCGCTCAGCTCCGGCGACGATCGTGCTGCCGCGGCGCAGGCGCAGCTCTTCAAGATGGCAAACGAGGGGAATGCCAAGCACTAG